The nucleotide sequence CCCAGTTTCTATTCATCAGCTGGATGTACGTGATGTCAGTCGTTAGAACGCCACTCAAATCATCCAAATTCTTCATGAGATTGGGCTTTTGTGGTGTGTCAGTGGTCGTCGTCGGCTTCTTATATGACTTCCTGACCATACGAGATTTAAGGCTCATCTCATTCATGAGCTCCCAAGCCAAACGATCACCAACTTCAGTGTTCAAAATGAACCGTAAAAATGCGGCGATGCGGCGGTAGCCATAGATCCCACGATTGGTGTTGTAGACGGCTTTGATTGCCGTTTTTAGAGCGTTGCGACGCGTCTCTTGTTGGCTGGGATGCCAATTTTTCCATTGATAATAAGTGCTTCGAGCTATATTCAAAGCTGATAAAACGCTTGTTATGCGGTGTCCCATTGCGAGCGAACGGTCAATGATTTCCAGTCCTAACTTGCGATTTTGCGTTAGTTGTACTTCGAAAGTAACACCGCGGCTCGTTTTAAAATCTCAAGTTCTTCGCGAAGTTTGTCGTTTTCCTTTTGTAATGCGTTTACATCAACTTGCGTCCATTTTTCGCCGTGCACTTCGTGGACCGCGTACAACTTGACCCAGTTACGGATTGAGTCGACCGA is from Pediococcus inopinatus and encodes:
- a CDS encoding transposase gives rise to the protein MIRYKKEFKQSLVDMHNQGRSYTDLSAEYGPSVDSIRNWVKLYAVHEVHGEKWTQVDVNALQKENDKLREELEILKRAAVLLSKYN